The Sulfurospirillum deleyianum DSM 6946 nucleotide sequence AAGGTAGAAACTTTTGCAAATCCTGCACAAATAATGGCAGCACCTGCTAAAGGAGACATCGTGCGACCAATGGCACCACTAAGGGCGGCTAAAGAGCCCATACGCTCAATCGTTGTACCAAATTCCACCGCAAATGGTGTAACAGCTTTGTTAAATGCAAATGCCGCGGCATCACCTGATCCTGTAACAACAGCCAGTAAAAATGGTCCAACAGTTGCGCCAATAGATGCCATGCTAGGGTTGGAAATGAGTAGAGAAATAAAGGCATTCACTGCGCCTAAAGCTTGAAGACCTGAAACAAATACGGTGGCTGCAATGATAATACCAAAGATTTGAGCATACGCCCCACCCATACCGTTAAAAAAGCCTTCTGAGACTTTTGCAGGATTGGTGCGAGTAATAATAACGGCTAAAAAAGCACCAATCAGCATCGCTTCAGGCACGCCCATTTTAAGTAAAGGTACCCAGCCTGTAAAACCAAGAACTAAAATGGCTAGAGGGATGATATTAACGAGTGCAAAAAGAGGGTTGATTTTAAAGGTTGTGTCAATTTGAAAGTCTTTATCCTCAGAGACATATCCTTTGTGCTCTTTAAGGTAAATCGCTAAAAGTCCTAAGGCAATAGATGCCACCACGATACTGCTAATCGTAGCGAATTTGTGTGTATTGATAACCTCTAAAACGGAAACTTTTGCTAAATCAGCCACAAAAGGATTGTGTGAAAGTCCTGGACTTAACATACTGCCATAGGTTCCACTAAAGACCGCAGCCGCAGCCATAGCAGGGCGTACACCTGAGTGAATCAACAAAGGAATAAAAATAGCACCCACCGCTGCGGCACAACCTGCGGCTGAGGGAAGGGCTACGTTAATGGAAAATGTCAGTAAAGAAGCTGCTGGAACAAGAAATATGCCTGCACGTTTGAGTACATTACCCAGTAGGGCGACTAAGTGTTTGTCACAGCCTGTAATTTTAAGGACAGCGGCAAAACCTAAAACCGAACAAATCGCTTGAATCAGACCACCTGAAACCATGACTTTTGAAAATGATTCAAAAGCTTTCATCGGTGCTAGGGCAAAACATGCCATAAAAACACCTGCAACTAAAAGCACAAGTTTGGTGTCATATTTTTTAACCAAAAAATAGACCACTGCCACTATAGTAAATAGGGCGATTGCAATCTTTAACATTTCCATGTTGAACGCTCCTTGAAAGATAAATATCCTAGTAGTTTAAACTTTTAAGGAGATTTCTACATAATGTATTTTCTTAAAGAAATATTAATGTTTCTGAATTTTTAGGATACTTTTTACGTCGTTTTTGTGGCACTACATCTTTACATGTAAAAAGGATTATAAACGCTCAGGTTTCCCAAAAAAATACCCCTGCGAATAATCAATCCCCATATCTTTTACCATTTTAAAAATAGTTTCATTTTCAACAAACTCAGCGACTGTTGTGAGCTTTTGTTTTTTAGCAAAGAGCATAATGGTCTCTACAATATGTTGATTGACTCTATTGGTATGAATATTTCTAATTAAACTGCCATCAATCTTTAAAATATCAGGTTCAAAAAAGAGTAAGCGCTCAAAGTTAGAATATCCCGTTCCAAAATCATCAATCGCAATTTTAACCCCTTGTGCTTTCACCTCGTGGATAAACTGTTTGATCTGCAAAACGTCTTTCATATTTTCACTCTCTA carries:
- the dcuC gene encoding C4-dicarboxylate transporter DcuC, with amino-acid sequence MLKIAIALFTIVAVVYFLVKKYDTKLVLLVAGVFMACFALAPMKAFESFSKVMVSGGLIQAICSVLGFAAVLKITGCDKHLVALLGNVLKRAGIFLVPAASLLTFSINVALPSAAGCAAAVGAIFIPLLIHSGVRPAMAAAAVFSGTYGSMLSPGLSHNPFVADLAKVSVLEVINTHKFATISSIVVASIALGLLAIYLKEHKGYVSEDKDFQIDTTFKINPLFALVNIIPLAILVLGFTGWVPLLKMGVPEAMLIGAFLAVIITRTNPAKVSEGFFNGMGGAYAQIFGIIIAATVFVSGLQALGAVNAFISLLISNPSMASIGATVGPFLLAVVTGSGDAAAFAFNKAVTPFAVEFGTTIERMGSLAALSGAIGRTMSPLAGAAIICAGFAKVSTFDMVKRTALGMVLALITAYFMLAF